One segment of Papaver somniferum cultivar HN1 unplaced genomic scaffold, ASM357369v1 unplaced-scaffold_137, whole genome shotgun sequence DNA contains the following:
- the LOC113334828 gene encoding inactive glucose-1-phosphate adenylyltransferase small subunit 2, chloroplastic-like isoform X1, translated as MLNLSLMNNITHATIITRISTLSQQRSIHPTKLHSSYCIASSSSSTAASFISNSLQYDEQKCNNVLPLCPPLSQSVAAIVFGDGSKESSKRLYPLTKRRSEGAIPIAANYRLIDAVISNCINSNISKIYALTQFNSTSLNSHLSRAYSGAGLVGKQGFDVEVIAAYQSREDQGWFQGTADAVRRCLWVLEDDHNSALEFILLPGHHLYKMDYQNLLATHRSSNADITLAVAPPAHHIKPNNGHSSFGYVTVNSENEVLEFREKQESEKPNPTAEAENSRKSKNGISTSSYRSMGIYVIKKDAMVKLLREYFPMANDLATEIIPGAVKIGMKVQSYIFGGYWEDMTNIKAFYKASMESTKNSTSGYNFYDRESTLYTLPKCLPPSLIMDAIITDSIIGGGCILNSCNIRGSVIGTRTRIGDRTVIEDSVLMGADIYQQTTYGDQCIGEEGTGIGIPIGIGENSYIRKAIIDKNVRIGKNIRITNKDNVQEGNREALGYIISGGIVIVLRNTVIPDGSIL; from the exons ATGTTGAACCTTTCTCTGATGAACAATATTACTCATGCAACAATAATAACAAGGATCTCTACTTTGAGCCAGCAGAGAAGCATTCATCCAACAAAGCTGCATTCTTCTTATTGCATTGCGTCTTCTTCGTCGTCAACAGCTGCCTCTTTTATATCCAACTCACTACAATATGACGAACAGAAATGCAATAACGTTCTGCCACTGTGTCCACCACTCAGTCAG AGTGTTGCAGCTATTGTATTTGGTGATGGATCGAAAGAATCATCAAAGAGGCTATATCCATTGACAAAGCGAAGATCTGAAGGAGCTATTCCAATTGCAGCAAATTACAGACTTATTGATGCAGTAATCAGCAATTGCATTAACAGCAACATTTCCAAGATATATGCTCTCACACAGTTCAATTCGACATCTCTTAATTCCCACCTCTCAAGGGCATATTCTGGCGCAGGACTAGTTGGTAAACAGGGCTTCGACGTTGAAGTTATTGCTGCATACCAGAGCCGCGAAGACCAAGGCTGGTTTCAGGGGACGGCTGACGCAGTGAGAAGATGCCTGTGGGTATTGGAAGATGATCATAATTCAGCACTTGAGTTCATACTCCTTCCTGGCCACCATCTATATAAAATGGACTATCAGAACCTTTTAGCCACCCATCGCAGTAGCAATGCAGATATCACTTTAGCGGTTGCTCCTCCAGCACACCACATAAAGCCTAATAATGGACACTCGAGTTTCGGATATGTCACAGTAAATTCTGAAAATGAAGTTCTTGAATTTAGAGAGAAACAAGAGTCAGAGAAACCGAATCCTACAGCA GAAGCAGAGAACTCAAGAAAATCAAAAAACGGTATTAGCACGAGCAGCTACAGGAGCATGGGTATTTACGTCATTAAGAAAGATGCAATGGTAAAGCTTCTAAGAGAGTACTTCCCCATGGCCAATGACTTGGCAACAGAAATTATACCAGGAGCAGTCAAAATAGGAATGAAG GTTCAGTCATACATATTTGGTGGGTACTGGGAGGATATGACAAATATCAAAGCATTCTACAAAGCCAGTATGGAAAGCACAAAGAACTCGACCAGTGGATATAA CTTCTACGATAGAGAGTCTACCTTGTACACGTTGCCGAAGTGTCTCCCTCCTTCTCTGATAATGGACGCTATCATAACAGACAGTATCATAGGAGGTGGTTGCATCCTCAAT AGTTGCAACATCAGGGGTTCGGTAATTGGTACAAGAACAAGGATTGGAGATCGAACTGTGATCGAGGATTCAGTATTAATGGGTGCTGATATTTACCAA CAAACAACATATGGAGATCAATGCATTGGAGAAGAGGGAACTGGCATTGGCATTCCTATTGGAATTGGGGAAAACTCTTACATAAGAAAAGCCATAATAGATAAGAATGTGAGGATTGGCAAAAACATCAGG ATTACGAATAAAGACAATGTCCaagaaggaaacagagaagcGTTAGGGTACATTATTAGTGGAGGAATAGTCATTGTCTTGAGAAATACAGTCATTCCGGATGGAAGCATACTATGA
- the LOC113334827 gene encoding homeobox protein 2-like yields the protein MKSGMNNSSSATSRWGSMFGTKTTVTPRKNGDDQDDLLLFGEIHKRSEKERSNNLLQPISSDHDLLDYSVSDPNSGSNYPLYSAKKINGMEGMNDYDWLKTPPATPLFPSLEMEMDPEFVIQREIPILQPPLTRFSVNNLESKLNHRPKSPTKAAEIKEPSLLATPTNSSTQPNSNAPNPASTSACNSHNNYGFHDLTSRNISLTIYNTSDQDEKDSVSSAISRSNKYFPRQGIHDNLHRTPPNLTTASSTSTRSSSVSRARPNWQQQSSGYSSGLRSTSTAKDRPSSASRGSRYNNNSTINDNNPAKSLSADQDQRLRTVANTSSRSSSASKTRLNNNINKLSSSTDEDRHLGNQQHSHVKPPRQSVSPSMTRGRNSISIRDHKQPEINNEHASTTIVSSRGRNHPSSGGSNNRSSHNLFGSKMVDKVMNARRSTTLSSVAVVNQEREISHKQNARGFASSSLMINNEVAGFRKSSPSSAAQNQDKFESSTSSSSLPISNEKPRAGILKTSSDMALRDSKDTREINHQAANLTRNVKNSKHDHSSIRRAIEQSRVCMNVEVIKLTTVTGDKKEKRKFTVRGEK from the exons ATGAAGAGTGGAATGAATAACAGCAGTAGTGCGACTAGCAGATGGGGATCGATGTTTGGGACAAAAACAACAGTAACCCCAAGGAAAAATGGAGATGACCAAGATGATCTTCTACTATTTGGAGAAATCCATAAACGAAGCGAGAAAGAGAGAAGTAATAATCTTCTTCAGCCCATTTCATCTGATCACGATTTGCTTGATTACTCGGTTTCAGATCCAAATTCAG GTAGTAATTATCCACTGTATTCCGCGAAAAAAATCAACGGAATGGAAGGCATGAATGATTATGATTG GCTAAAAACACCACCAGCAACTCCACTATTTCCATCTTTAGAGATGGAAATGGATCCAGAATTTGTCATTCAAAGAGAAATCCCTATTCTCCAACCTCCTCTTACCAgg TTTTCAGTGAACAACCTAGAATCAAAGCTGAATCATCGACCCAAATCACCAACAAAAGCAGCAGAGATTAAGGAGCCCTCTCTGTTGGCAACTCCAACAAATTCATCAACACAACCTAACAGTAACGCTCCTAATCCTGCATCAACCTCTGCCTGTAACAGTCATAACAATTATGGTTTTCACGACCTAACGTCCCGTAATATATCTCTTACGATCTATAATACTAGTGACCAGGACGAAAAAGATTCAGTATCATCAGCAATCTCGAGATCAAATAAGTATTTCCCTAGACAAGGAATTCATGATAATCTTCATCGGACGCCACCTAATTTGACTACTGCTAGTAGTACTAGTACCCGCTCTTCTTCTGTGTCAAGGGCTAGACCTAATTGGCAACAACAATCATCTGGATATTCCTCAGGTTTAAGGAGCACTAGTACAGCGAAAGATCGTCCCTCTTCCGCCTCAAGGGGAAGTAGATATAACAACAACAGCACTATCAATGATAACAATCCAGCAAAATCACTGTCAGCTGATCAAGATCAACGCCTGAGGACTGTCGCTAACACCAGTAGTCGATCTTCTTCTGCATCAAAGACTCGACTTAACAACAACATAAACAAATTATCCTCATCAACTGATGAAGATCGTCATCTCGGTAATCAACAACATTCACATGTAAAACCTCCAAGGCAATCAGTTTCTCCAAGTATGACAAGGGGAAGAAATTCCATCAGCATACGTGATCATAAGCAGCCTGAAATAAACAATGAGCATGCATCAACAACAATTGTGAGCAGTAGAGGGAGAAATCATCCATCATCAGGAGGAAGTAACAATCGATCATCACATAATCTCTTCGGAAGTAAAATGGTGGATAAGGTGATGAATGCAAGAAGGTCAACAACATTATCATCAGTAGCTGTTGTAAATCAGGAGAGAGAAATAAGTCATAAGCAAAACGCTAGGGGATTCGCCTCCTCCTCCTTGATGATTAACAATGAGGTCGCTGGTTTCAGAAAATCATCACCGTCATCGGCTGCCCAAAACCAAGATAAGTTTGAAAGTTccacttcctcttcttctttaccCATCAGCAATGAGAAACCAAGGGCAGGAATACTTAAAACTTCATCTGATATGGCTCTCCGGGACAGCAAG GATACAAGAGAAATAAATCATCAAGCAGCAAATTTAACAAGAAATGTCAAAAACAGTAAACATGATCATTCCAGCATCAGACGCGCCATCGAACAAAGTAGGGTGTGCATGAATGTAGAAGTAATCAAACTAACCACTGTAACTGGAGATAAAAAGGAGAAAAGGAAATTTACAGTCAGGGGAGAGAAATAA
- the LOC113334826 gene encoding vacuolar sorting protein 3-like, whose amino-acid sequence MRILMAKLEPKDRIVVESVAEFDPSKTSSSSLKSFKSLAISSVSNTQTLIYIGTYYGSIILLFLGNSSSPEKENGSDLKPENHTLTFSRFISVTDSPVELMHVFVEIDRILVLSDGCLFLLDSLLLQPPKRLSFPRGVTFFTRRLHSAGNVSGTTSSSSSSSLNIFGESDLVNSTSSSRFLKKLGGGISRANGTKSRDFSSQLQKEASGNNCLVSVAIGKKIVLVELLLPYEGVIDTVVLKEIQGVEGVKTMVWLDDSIVVGTANGYTLFSAITGQNVMLFSLPDLSCSPYLKTLGKHHEALLLVDNVGIIVNANGEPVGGSLVFRHAPDSIGNISSYLIVVKDGRMDLYHKKTSLCIQSINFAAQEVGPCIVESEDGGNGELVVVATSSKVICFRKLSVAEQVKDLLRKKNFKEAIALVEELKCEGEMTKEMLSFVHAQVGFVLLFDLHFEEAVDHFLQSETMEPSEVFPFITRDLSRWSHMIPRNRYWGLHPPPIPLEDVVDEGLMAIQRATFLRKAGVETATNEDFLVNPPSRADLLESAIQNLIRYLRVCREKELTPAIREGVDTLLMYLYRALNHVDEMENLASSENSCVVEELDTLLDESGHLRTLAFLYSSKGMSSKALTIWRILARNYSSGLWKAPSVENGLNLFSGQETAAIEASKLLKSSSDQDMVLQHLGWIADVDQELAVIILTSDTRTDQLSPERVIEAIALKKVEILQRYLRWLIEEQDSDDTQFHTMYSVSLAKSTLEAVKVENESQNPAAKRSEAMQISAVESRTIYIQALRERLQLFLESSDLYDPEEVLDLIEESELWLEKAILYRKLGQETLVLKILALKLEDSEAAERYCAEIGRPDAYMQLLDMYLDPQNGKEPMFNAAVRLLHNHGESLDPRQVLTTLSPDMPLQLASDTLIRMMRARVHHHLQSQIVHSLSRALTIDSSLARLEERSRNIQINDESSCDSCHARLGTKLFAMYPDDSIVCYKCYRRQGESTSVSGRNFKQDLIFKPGWLVNR is encoded by the exons ATGAGAATTTTGATGGCGAAATTAGAACCCAAGGATCGGATTGTCGTAGAATCTGTCGCAGAATTTGATCCATcaaaaacttcatcatcatcgCTTAAATCATTCAAATCCTTAGCTATATCATCAGTATCAAatactcaaaccctaatttatatcgGAACTTATTATGGATCAATAATCTTACTTTTCTTAGGTAATTCATCTTCTCCTGAAAAAGAAAATGGTTCGGATCTCAAACCTGAAAATCACACCCTTACATTCTCAAGATTTATATCAGTTACTGATTCACCAGTAGAGTTAATGCATGTTTTTGTGGAGATTGATAGAATTTTAGTACTTTCAGATGGGTGTTTGTTTTTATTAGATTCTTTGTTACTTCAACCTCCCAAAAGATTGAGTTTTCCCAGAGGAGTCACTTTCTTTACTCGTAGATTACATAGTGCTGGTAATGTATCTGgtactacttcttcttcttcttcttcaagtttaaatatttttggaGAAAGTGATTTAGTGAATTCTACTTCTAGTTCGAGGTTTCTGAAGAAATTAGGGGGAGGAATCAGCAGGGCAAATGGGACTAaatcaagagatttttcttctCAATTACAAAAGGAAGCTAGTGGTAATAATTGTTTAGTTTCTGTTGCTATAGGAAAGAAGATAGTTTTAGTTGAACTTTTATTACCATATGAGGGAGTTATTGATACTGTTGTTCTGAAAGAAATTCAAGGTGTTGAGGGGGTTAAAACTATGGTATGGTTAGACGATTCTATTGTTGTTGGTACTGCTAACGGTTATACACTTTTTTCTGCGATTACGGGGCAAAATGTAATGTTGTTTTCACTTCCTGATCTGTCTTGTAGCCCATATTTGAAAACACTTGGgaaacatcatgaggctcttttGTTAGTTGACAATGTGGGTATTATTGTTAATGCTAATGGGGAACCAGTTGGTGGAAGTTTGGTTTTCCGCCATGCTCCTGATTCGATTGGGAATATATCTTCTTATTTGATTGTTGTTAAAGATGGAAGGATGGATTTGTATCATAAGAAAACAAGTCTTTGTATTCAGTCCATTAATTTTGCGGCACAAGAAGTTGGTCCATGCATTGTGGAAAGCGAGGACGGTGGAAATGGAGAACTTGTTGTCGTTGCGACATCTTCTAAG GTCATCTGCTTTAGGAAACTATCAGTTGCAGAGCAGGTTAAAGACTTACTGAGGAAAAAGAACTTTAAGGAAGCCATTGCTTTGGTGGAAGAACTCAAGTGCGAAGGTGAAATGACAAAAGAAATGCTTTCCTTTGTCCATGCTCAAGTGGGGTTTGTATTGCTATTTGATTTGCATTTTGAGGAAGCCGTGGATCATTTCTTGCAGTCTGAAACAATGGAACCATCAGAAGTATTTCCATTTATTACGCGGGATCTGAGTCGCTGGTCCCACATg ATTCCGAGGAACCGATACTGGGGCTTGCATCCTCCTCCTATACCTCTTGAAGATGTCGTAGATGAAGGGTTGATGGCTATCCAAAGAGCTACATTTCTGAGAAAAGCAGGTGTAGAGACTGCAACTAATGAAGATTTTCTTGTAAATCCACCTAGTAGAGCTGATTTGTTGGAGTCAGCTATCCAAAACCTTATCAG GTATCTACGTGTATGCCGCGAGAAGGAATTGACTCCTGCTATAAGGGAGGGAGTTGACACACTTCTGATGTATCTCTATAGAGCCCTTAATCATGTAGATGAAATGGAAAATCTGGCATCTTCTGAGAACAGTTGTGTTGTG GAGGAGTTAGACACTTTACTAGATGAGTCTGGGCATTTAAGGACGCTTGCTTTTCTCTACTCAAGTAAAGGAATGAGCTCAAAGGCCTTAACAATCTGGCGTATTTTGGCACGAAATTATTCATCTGGCCTATGGAAAGCCCCTTCAGTGGAGAACGGTCTAAACTTGTTCTCCGGCCAGGAGACTGCTGCAATTGAAGCATCAAAGCTTCTGAAGTCATCATCTGATCAAGATATGGTTTTGCAACATCTTGGATGG ATTGCAGACGTAGACCAGGAGCTTGCGGTAATCATTCTAACATCAGACACGAGAACCGATCAGCTTTCTCCAG AAAGAGTAATTGAAGCAATTGCTTTGAAGAAGGTTGAAATACTTCAGAG ATATCTCCGATGGTTGATTGAGGAGCAGGACTCAGATGATACACAGTTCCATACAATGTACTCAGTCTCTCTTGCTAAGTCAACTCTGGAAGCTGTTAAAGTTGAAAATGAGTCTCAGAACCCTGCTGCTAAACGGTCAGAAGCAATGCAAATTTCAGCAGTCGAAAGTCGAACCATCTATATTCAAGCTCTGAGAGAAAGATTACAGTTGTTTTTGGAGTCCTCAGACTTGTATGATCCAGAAGAAGTCCTTGACTTAATTGAAGAATCAGAATTGTGGTTGGAAAAG GCTATTCTTTACAGGAAACTAGGGCAAGAGACACTAGTTCTCAAAATCTTGGCTTT GAAGCTGGAGGACAGTGAAGCAGCAGAGCGATATTGTGCTGAGATTGGAAGACCAGATGCCTATATGCA GTTGCTTGATATGTACTTGGATCCACAAAATGGAAAGGAACCAATGTTTAATGCTGCAGTTCGTCTTCTGCATAATCATGGAGAATCTTTGGATCCTCGGCAAGTTCTAACG ACATTATCTCCTGATATGCCTCTCCAGCTTGCCTCCGACACACTTATAAGAATGATGAGAGCCCGAGTTCATCACCACCTTCAAAGTCAG ATTGTACATAGTCTATCCCGTGCGTTAACCATTGATAGCAGCTTAGCTAGACTAGAGGAGAGATCAAGAAACATACAGATTAACGATGAAAGCTCTTGCGATTCTTGCCATGCACGCCTGGGTACTAAGCTCTTTGCCATGTACCCTGATGATTCCATCGTTTGCTACAAG TGTTATCGTCGTCAGGGTGAATCCACATCTGTATCTGGCCGTAACTTCAAGCAAGATCTCATCTTCAAACCAGGTTGGCTAGTCAATCGTTAG
- the LOC113334828 gene encoding inactive glucose-1-phosphate adenylyltransferase small subunit 2, chloroplastic-like isoform X2 — protein sequence MLNLSLMNNITHATIITRISTLSQQRSIHPTKLHSSYCIASSSSSTAASFISNSLQYDEQKCNNVLPLCPPLSQSVAAIVFGDGSKESSKRLYPLTKRRSEGAIPIAANYRLIDAVISNCINSNISKIYALTQFNSTSLNSHLSRAYSGAGLVGKQGFDVEVIAAYQSREDQGWFQGTADAVRRCLWVLEDDHNSALEFILLPGHHLYKMDYQNLLATHRSSNADITLAVAPPAHHIKPNNGHSSFGYVTVNSENEVLEFREKQESEKPNPTAVQSYIFGGYWEDMTNIKAFYKASMESTKNSTSGYNFYDRESTLYTLPKCLPPSLIMDAIITDSIIGGGCILNSCNIRGSVIGTRTRIGDRTVIEDSVLMGADIYQQTTYGDQCIGEEGTGIGIPIGIGENSYIRKAIIDKNVRIGKNIRITNKDNVQEGNREALGYIISGGIVIVLRNTVIPDGSIL from the exons ATGTTGAACCTTTCTCTGATGAACAATATTACTCATGCAACAATAATAACAAGGATCTCTACTTTGAGCCAGCAGAGAAGCATTCATCCAACAAAGCTGCATTCTTCTTATTGCATTGCGTCTTCTTCGTCGTCAACAGCTGCCTCTTTTATATCCAACTCACTACAATATGACGAACAGAAATGCAATAACGTTCTGCCACTGTGTCCACCACTCAGTCAG AGTGTTGCAGCTATTGTATTTGGTGATGGATCGAAAGAATCATCAAAGAGGCTATATCCATTGACAAAGCGAAGATCTGAAGGAGCTATTCCAATTGCAGCAAATTACAGACTTATTGATGCAGTAATCAGCAATTGCATTAACAGCAACATTTCCAAGATATATGCTCTCACACAGTTCAATTCGACATCTCTTAATTCCCACCTCTCAAGGGCATATTCTGGCGCAGGACTAGTTGGTAAACAGGGCTTCGACGTTGAAGTTATTGCTGCATACCAGAGCCGCGAAGACCAAGGCTGGTTTCAGGGGACGGCTGACGCAGTGAGAAGATGCCTGTGGGTATTGGAAGATGATCATAATTCAGCACTTGAGTTCATACTCCTTCCTGGCCACCATCTATATAAAATGGACTATCAGAACCTTTTAGCCACCCATCGCAGTAGCAATGCAGATATCACTTTAGCGGTTGCTCCTCCAGCACACCACATAAAGCCTAATAATGGACACTCGAGTTTCGGATATGTCACAGTAAATTCTGAAAATGAAGTTCTTGAATTTAGAGAGAAACAAGAGTCAGAGAAACCGAATCCTACAGCA GTTCAGTCATACATATTTGGTGGGTACTGGGAGGATATGACAAATATCAAAGCATTCTACAAAGCCAGTATGGAAAGCACAAAGAACTCGACCAGTGGATATAA CTTCTACGATAGAGAGTCTACCTTGTACACGTTGCCGAAGTGTCTCCCTCCTTCTCTGATAATGGACGCTATCATAACAGACAGTATCATAGGAGGTGGTTGCATCCTCAAT AGTTGCAACATCAGGGGTTCGGTAATTGGTACAAGAACAAGGATTGGAGATCGAACTGTGATCGAGGATTCAGTATTAATGGGTGCTGATATTTACCAA CAAACAACATATGGAGATCAATGCATTGGAGAAGAGGGAACTGGCATTGGCATTCCTATTGGAATTGGGGAAAACTCTTACATAAGAAAAGCCATAATAGATAAGAATGTGAGGATTGGCAAAAACATCAGG ATTACGAATAAAGACAATGTCCaagaaggaaacagagaagcGTTAGGGTACATTATTAGTGGAGGAATAGTCATTGTCTTGAGAAATACAGTCATTCCGGATGGAAGCATACTATGA